The genomic window TTGTACTCGTTTTGTTTGCAACGGTATTTAATGTAGATTTCTATGGAGGGTTTTGGTCACTCTTTCTTGTCATGGTGCCTTATTTATTTGCAACGATGGCGTTTGGGATTTTTATGAGTGGGATTGTCACATCTTCACAACAGTTAACGGCAGTCATTCCATTATTCGGAACAAGCTTTGCTATGTTAGGTGGAGTTTTTTGGCCATTAGACATTGTGGATTCAGAATGGATGCTCGCATTGTCCTATGGTAGTCCACTTCGGTATGGGTTAGAGATGATGGCGGGTGCAACATATGGTAATTGGTCGATAGACGAATTTCTATTCCCGAGTGCGGTACTTATTTTCATGGGTCTCGCATTTACTGGAATTGGTATTCGTTTAATGGAGAGAAAGTCTGTTTAGAAGAGAACCTGAACTTCATAAAGTTCAGGTTTGTTTGGATTTCTGCACGCTTCAAAGAATAATATGTACACGGTGCGAGGCGAAGACACGGTCACAGTCTCACGCTCTCGCCTCACTCGCGCATTACTTCTTTGGTAATGTTTTGAAAATTTCCCCGCTTTCAAGGGTGGTAACAAAGTCATCGATCCAATCATAATAGCCGTTTGCGTGCTGGAGTTTTATTAAATCAATTTTAATTTGATCTGTTAAGTGAGGGGCTTCCTCTAGAAGAGACTGTAACTCCTGCTCCATTTCTAGACTGGCTTTACGATTGCGTTCTATAGCCGTTCGCCATTGCTTTGTAAAAATCGCTATAAAGGAATTATACCAATCGTCTTCTGACGTATAGAGGTCTTTTCGTACACCCTTCTGCCATACCTTTCTGGCCATATTCGCTTCCGTTAGCTGACGAATACTCGTGCTCATACTTGTCTTGCTCATACCTAAATGATCACTCATTTGGTCGAGGGTTAGGGCGTTTTCTTCAAATAGGAGTGCTCCGTAAAGACGACCAGTTGATTCATTCATGCCGTATAGATGAAGGTTTGTGGATAGCTCATGGATGAATGTTTCACGTATATGTTGGAGTCGTTCATCTAAAGATGGATCATAGTTTGTTGTCTCCATAATATTCCTCCAAAAGATTGATAAATAAAGTGTAACAAAATACAAAAAAAGAGAACACTAAGAGAAATGAGAGGATTTATTAGGATAATGGAGCATTTCAAAGGAAAGGTACGATTAAATTCGTTTAATAAAAACTGTACAAACAATACTAACGGATAGAATGCTTTATTCAGTTTGATTACATTTTGATTTATAGGGTATAGTTACATAGTCATAAAGACGCAGGAATTGTATAAAGAGGTGGAAGATTTGTCGAAAATAAAGGTTGAAGGTTTAACTAAAGTGTTTGGCAAAAAACCTAAACGAGCCTTAGATATGCTAAAAGAAGGTAAGAAAAAACCTGAGATATTAGAGAAAACAGGATTGACCGTTGGGGTTGATCGGGCGAGTTTCGAAGTTGAAGATGGCGAAATTTTCGTAATAATGGGACTTTCTGGTAGTGGGAAGTCAACGCTAGTTCGACTTCTAAATCGCTTAATTAATCCAACAGTCGGAAGCGTTATGGTCGATGGGGAAGATTTAGCGAAAATGGACCAAAAAAACCTTCGCGAAGTTCGACGTAAAAAAATGAGCATGGTGTTTCAAAAGTTTGGTTTGTTTCCAAACCGTACCATTTTAAGCAATGTCGAATATGGGCTTGAAATTCAAGGTATTCCGAAAGAAAAAAGAAAAGAGACAGCTCAAACATCATTAGAACTTGTTGGATTAAAAGGATATGAAACAAGTTATCCTGATCAACTCTCTGGTGGTATGCAGCAACGTGTTGGTTTAGCACGAGCGCTTGCAAATGATCCGGACATTCTTTTGATGGATGAAGCATTTTCGGCACTTGATCCACTTATTCGTAAAGATATGCAAGATGAATTACTTGATCTACAAGAAAAAATGAATCGCACGATTATCTTTATTACGCATGATTTGGATGAGGCGCTTAGAATTGGTGATCGCATCATGATCATGAAAGACGGTTCTGTTGTTCAAATTGGGACGCCCGAGGAAATTTTAACAAAGCCGGAAAACGAATATGTTGAGCGCTTTGTTGAAGATGTGGATCGTTCGAAAGTTTTTACTGCTGAAAACGTCATGATTCGTCCAGAGACGATTAATCTTGAAAAAGATGGTCCTCGTGTGGCGCTGCAACGAATGAAAGATGCAGGCATCTCTAGTATTTACGTGACAAAGCGTAATCGAGACCTTGTTGGTATTATTCATGCTACAGATGTTTCTGAACTGATCAAGCAAAATGTTAACAGTGTAGAATCCATTATTATTGAAGATATTCCAAGTGTAGAAAAGGATACGCCTTTAAATGAATTAATGGACCGTCTAGCAGTGAGCGCTGTACCGCTTGTTGTTAAAGAAGAAAATAGATTAAAAGGTATTATTGTACGAAGCGCAGTTCTAGGTGCGTTATCAGGAAGTGAGGTCGATTTTAATGGATTTTCTACCCCGTCTGGAAGTAGGTGAATGGGTTGAGGTCATTGCCGACTGGTTAAATCGAAATGCAGATTGGTTTTTTAGTGCGATTGTCTTTTTAATTGGTCAATTAATTGATGGAATTTATTGGGTTATATCATTACCGCCTAGTTGGCTGTTTATTATCCTTATTGCTATTGCAACGTATTTGTTAAATCGTGGTAAATGGGGACTTGTTGCCTTTGTAACCATCGGTTTAGTCTTTATTGA from Shouchella hunanensis includes these protein-coding regions:
- a CDS encoding quaternary amine ABC transporter ATP-binding protein; translated protein: MSKIKVEGLTKVFGKKPKRALDMLKEGKKKPEILEKTGLTVGVDRASFEVEDGEIFVIMGLSGSGKSTLVRLLNRLINPTVGSVMVDGEDLAKMDQKNLREVRRKKMSMVFQKFGLFPNRTILSNVEYGLEIQGIPKEKRKETAQTSLELVGLKGYETSYPDQLSGGMQQRVGLARALANDPDILLMDEAFSALDPLIRKDMQDELLDLQEKMNRTIIFITHDLDEALRIGDRIMIMKDGSVVQIGTPEEILTKPENEYVERFVEDVDRSKVFTAENVMIRPETINLEKDGPRVALQRMKDAGISSIYVTKRNRDLVGIIHATDVSELIKQNVNSVESIIIEDIPSVEKDTPLNELMDRLAVSAVPLVVKEENRLKGIIVRSAVLGALSGSEVDFNGFSTPSGSR
- a CDS encoding GbsR/MarR family transcriptional regulator, whose product is METTNYDPSLDERLQHIRETFIHELSTNLHLYGMNESTGRLYGALLFEENALTLDQMSDHLGMSKTSMSTSIRQLTEANMARKVWQKGVRKDLYTSEDDWYNSFIAIFTKQWRTAIERNRKASLEMEQELQSLLEEAPHLTDQIKIDLIKLQHANGYYDWIDDFVTTLESGEIFKTLPKK